The Caulobacter sp. FWC26 genome contains a region encoding:
- a CDS encoding low affinity iron permease family protein, translating into MDKLFAKFANITAKATGSPPAFLICVGMVLVWAISGPLFRFSETWQLVINTGTTIVTFLMVFLIQNTQNRDGVALQTKLDELIRASTEAEDAFMGIEKLTDKELEAMHSRCKARAKRHQQVLEKVAAEKDARARRKGVKGGGRTATRRQPTSRRRKAVAASRQAAD; encoded by the coding sequence GTGGACAAGCTCTTCGCCAAGTTCGCCAATATCACCGCCAAGGCCACCGGCAGTCCGCCGGCGTTTCTGATCTGCGTTGGAATGGTGCTGGTCTGGGCGATCTCGGGCCCGCTATTCCGGTTTTCCGAGACCTGGCAGCTGGTCATCAACACCGGCACCACCATCGTCACCTTCCTGATGGTGTTCCTGATCCAGAACACCCAGAACCGCGACGGCGTGGCGCTTCAGACCAAGCTCGACGAGCTGATCCGTGCGTCCACCGAGGCGGAGGACGCCTTCATGGGCATCGAAAAACTGACCGATAAGGAGCTGGAGGCCATGCACAGCCGCTGCAAGGCGCGGGCGAAGCGACACCAGCAGGTCCTCGAGAAGGTCGCCGCCGAGAAGGACGCCAGGGCGCGGCGAAAGGGCGTTAAGGGCGGCGGCAGGACGGCGACGCGACGCCAGCCCACGTCTCGTCGGCGCAAGGCGGTGGCGGCGAGCCGCCAAGCCGCCGACTAA
- a CDS encoding VOC family protein, giving the protein MIGYTLVGANDLDKAKGFYDDLFGAIGVKRLMEFPTGGCAWGADWTKPMFGVGKPYNGEAATFGNGTMIALVLDERAKVDSLYEKAISLGAQCEGKPGVRGDEGPQAFYAAYFRDLDGNKLCAFRVGPA; this is encoded by the coding sequence ATGATCGGATACACCCTGGTGGGCGCCAACGACCTGGACAAGGCCAAGGGGTTCTACGACGACCTCTTCGGCGCGATCGGCGTCAAGCGCCTGATGGAGTTCCCGACGGGCGGCTGCGCCTGGGGGGCGGACTGGACCAAGCCGATGTTCGGGGTCGGTAAGCCCTACAACGGCGAGGCCGCGACGTTCGGCAACGGCACGATGATCGCCTTGGTGCTCGACGAACGCGCCAAGGTCGACAGCCTGTATGAGAAGGCGATCAGCCTGGGCGCTCAGTGCGAGGGCAAGCCGGGCGTGCGCGGCGACGAGGGCCCGCAGGCCTTCTATGCCGCCTATTTCCGCGACCTGGACGGCAACAAGCTTTGCGCGTTCCGCGTCGGCCCGGCCTAG